The following are from one region of the Carnobacterium gallinarum DSM 4847 genome:
- a CDS encoding helix-turn-helix domain-containing protein has protein sequence MKGLNTLLGIRIANLRKQKGISAKELAEGIISISYLSNIEKGKKYRVLRPFYFYQSV, from the coding sequence GTGAAAGGATTGAATACTCTTCTAGGGATTCGGATTGCTAATTTAAGGAAACAAAAGGGAATTTCTGCAAAGGAGTTGGCAGAGGGGATTATTTCGATCTCTTACTTATCTAATATTGAAAAAGGGAAAAAATACCGAGTATTGAGACCTTTTTATTTTTATCAGAGCGTTTAG
- a CDS encoding helix-turn-helix domain-containing protein has translation MGQLGKKIKASRLAKGMTQSELAEGICTQATISNLESDSSVPSLETLLSIADRLNIEFSEISEYAMKNESTSIRVFSQVKELCSQFKYQEAYSLLTKEITLDELETSYEKKEYYYYFGITALLGEKNYSDAHYNFNLALFLETGKHLNLLDVSITNGIGLAYSMNSETDKALTYFEKSLQQLDEVMERIDTLQDSKEVIRIYFNTAKFYAQVEKYNKAINLCSLGIALEQNQNMNYILDELTYEKAYSLFKLGQTEDAELFYCYTATLARLSNNDSLVKKIKKDMKEFGLKGYKYW, from the coding sequence TTGGGGCAATTAGGAAAAAAAATTAAGGCAAGCCGTTTAGCTAAAGGAATGACACAAAGCGAGTTAGCAGAGGGAATTTGTACACAAGCCACAATCAGTAACTTAGAAAGTGATTCAAGTGTACCTTCATTGGAAACTTTGTTATCTATTGCAGATCGTTTAAATATTGAATTTAGTGAAATATCTGAATATGCGATGAAAAATGAAAGCACAAGCATTAGAGTTTTTAGTCAAGTTAAAGAACTATGTAGTCAATTTAAGTATCAAGAAGCTTATAGCTTATTGACTAAAGAGATTACTCTTGATGAATTAGAAACAAGTTACGAAAAGAAAGAATATTATTATTATTTTGGAATCACAGCATTATTAGGTGAAAAAAATTATTCTGATGCGCATTACAATTTTAATTTAGCTCTTTTCTTAGAAACAGGTAAACATTTGAATTTATTAGATGTTTCTATTACAAATGGAATTGGTTTAGCTTACTCAATGAATTCCGAGACAGATAAAGCGTTAACTTATTTTGAAAAATCACTGCAACAATTAGATGAAGTGATGGAACGAATTGATACGCTTCAAGATAGCAAAGAAGTTATTCGAATATATTTCAATACTGCTAAATTTTATGCACAAGTTGAAAAGTACAATAAAGCAATAAATCTTTGTTCTTTAGGGATAGCCCTAGAACAAAACCAAAATATGAATTATATTTTAGATGAATTGACGTATGAAAAAGCCTATAGTCTGTTTAAATTAGGCCAAACTGAAGATGCAGAACTTTTCTACTGTTATACAGCAACGTTAGCTAGATTATCAAACAATGATTCATTAGTTAAAAAAATTAAAAAAGACATGAAAGAGTTTGGATTAAAAGGATATAAATACTGGTAA
- a CDS encoding iron chaperone, whose product MDKEKTISTIDAYIATCDPTVQERLTTLRKVIQDAAPESTEKISYQMPTFVFMGNLVHFAAAKQHIGFYPTPSGITAFSEELVNYKTSKGAIQFPLNQPLPYELISKIVKFRVEENKEKSS is encoded by the coding sequence ATGGATAAAGAAAAAACAATTTCAACGATTGATGCTTATATTGCGACTTGTGATCCTACTGTACAAGAACGCCTAACTACATTAAGAAAAGTTATCCAAGATGCTGCACCCGAAAGCACAGAAAAAATCAGCTATCAAATGCCTACTTTTGTATTTATGGGAAATTTAGTTCATTTCGCTGCTGCCAAGCAACATATTGGTTTTTATCCTACTCCTAGTGGCATCACGGCATTTTCTGAAGAGCTAGTAAATTATAAAACTTCAAAAGGTGCTATTCAATTCCCTCTAAATCAACCATTACCTTATGAATTAATTAGTAAAATTGTGAAATTTAGAGTTGAGGAGAATAAAGAAAAATCAAGTTGA
- a CDS encoding helix-turn-helix domain-containing protein, whose translation MEKISLRKLYLLSLLYSQKKSFMIKELEKELGYNNKTIVKMIQTLQIELEPWKDQIKLVINPDKTLYLEKEPSFSLETIKLTYLKQSYIFKACCAIFNEEFVDIATFSNANYISYSTLYGRLNEIKPLLKSYQIEFKSNNIATFEGEEKQIRYFFYHFYWGTYWGTEWPFKGIDKEKFTSLIGLIEKIRRKAMYISEWESFAFWLGVIATRIELGHVIEHVELYDPIIEDSTAYSSFEAQVLTEFQTLFPQLEHGQLINEIKFFYSIYYSNTSFEINDLLISETLVFSQNKKNELFEVTNYWLKEWIDLFNLSLTAAEYGAIYANLVHLHAGVYFFEGNIDGFFYDEPGEIKSNNSEDIYDSLMDYFYEKLISNRKYKDIFSQKNRMLPNYKLIARKFIKVDIEKNPVRIYLISIHGNKEMGRLERLIRQTSGGYNIEFADQLENVDLIVSDRMYAGIVNQEATIIIWGENPNENEVLSINLAIKEILLLKVKKNIKEVNEFQLQ comes from the coding sequence TTGGAAAAAATTTCCTTAAGAAAGCTATACCTACTGTCGTTACTCTACTCCCAAAAAAAATCGTTTATGATTAAAGAACTAGAAAAAGAATTGGGCTATAACAATAAAACTATTGTTAAAATGATTCAAACTTTACAGATTGAACTAGAACCTTGGAAAGATCAGATTAAGTTAGTGATAAATCCTGATAAAACTCTGTATCTAGAGAAAGAGCCCAGTTTTTCTCTTGAAACAATAAAATTAACTTATTTAAAGCAATCCTATATATTTAAAGCATGTTGTGCAATATTTAACGAAGAATTTGTTGATATAGCAACATTTTCAAATGCCAACTATATTAGTTATAGTACTTTATATGGGCGTTTAAATGAGATAAAGCCCTTATTAAAAAGCTATCAAATTGAGTTTAAATCAAATAATATAGCAACCTTTGAAGGCGAAGAAAAGCAAATTCGCTATTTTTTTTATCATTTTTATTGGGGAACATATTGGGGAACTGAATGGCCTTTTAAAGGTATTGATAAAGAAAAATTCACCTCTTTAATTGGTTTGATTGAAAAAATCCGAAGAAAAGCTATGTATATATCAGAGTGGGAATCTTTTGCTTTTTGGTTAGGAGTCATAGCGACAAGGATAGAACTTGGCCATGTCATTGAACATGTAGAGCTTTATGATCCTATTATTGAAGACAGTACTGCATATAGTTCTTTTGAAGCTCAAGTACTGACTGAATTTCAAACTTTATTTCCACAATTAGAACATGGTCAATTAATCAATGAAATCAAGTTCTTCTATAGTATTTACTATTCAAACACTTCATTTGAAATCAATGATTTATTAATCAGCGAGACCTTAGTATTTTCGCAAAATAAGAAAAATGAACTCTTTGAAGTAACAAACTATTGGTTGAAAGAATGGATAGATTTATTTAATCTATCCTTAACAGCTGCAGAATATGGTGCAATTTATGCTAATTTAGTACATTTGCATGCAGGAGTTTACTTTTTTGAAGGAAATATTGATGGCTTTTTTTATGATGAACCAGGTGAAATAAAATCAAATAATTCTGAAGATATTTATGATTCTTTGATGGATTATTTTTATGAAAAATTAATTTCAAATAGAAAATACAAAGATATTTTTAGTCAAAAAAATCGAATGTTGCCAAATTATAAATTAATTGCAAGAAAATTTATCAAGGTCGATATTGAAAAAAATCCAGTTCGTATCTATTTGATTTCGATTCATGGAAATAAAGAAATGGGTCGGTTAGAACGTTTAATTAGGCAAACATCTGGTGGTTACAATATTGAGTTTGCCGATCAACTAGAAAATGTTGATTTAATCGTTTCGGATCGGATGTATGCAGGTATTGTAAATCAAGAAGCTACAATAATTATATGGGGAGAAAATCCTAACGAAAATGAAGTTCTTTCAATTAACTTGGCTATTAAGGAAATATTATTACTAAAAGTAAAGAAGAATATTAAGGAAGTCAATGAATTTCAATTGCAATAA
- a CDS encoding WxL domain-containing protein, which produces MISYKKSKFIIVIVAFLLTVSATNAIGQFIGTTSKNRVQADSSLIMAIDKTKLSTGDAATATITYQSEIQHSDKIIVPIPIGLTIDEEKTKQLNDGIAKDLIWNSEKAQFEISSIIEGETTNNFKVALIANDAGNYQLSASLANLTAEPVELSVEDKLANLDATSQLEPSLLDTIITPYSTPTRWPDYINIMDRPGVKLVEDNTDYVIPGKNSFVMQLYPETTYVAVGEGITDNTGNTDSDLLWGYVFSNTSQLTDPTAERYVLAQKIGKYRGKWVDTKIFIDEVITANPKVGFGVATPDFSNKDVQYQRTNTYGNFFMAVGTPKNSSRNDQYKYHYEFFDNETGNKITNMSGMWNFQNINELKQTDIKMDSKHMSSLFATSSATIEYREDEPSDADSMRLWGTSVSIPNPGLGTYVTTLFDDISEYPITMTSQTGGGINGMIVMYNQAPLVRIFPTIPEVIGTRTEENPMRLKYEILQSVPAQLAKYYAKSFELTSELPAEYDFDLTSLVVKNELDGAIETALFTPSYGDNGASKNKLVLTANDSASTEFNGKTYRVFVEATPNNIFNIAEYLGGNKGPRDKQYNQGDSYLQVPLQATNTFDTGNPNLGVVIQNSEVLTPDEAISYMLYKGKPDADPQDGKKVPIGTDWNQQNAEDFVMNGRTDTSSPLDGPLSYTFKPGTLPDTSNRGNATIVVIVETARGEKKEITVNIVIANDDPIPVFKIENLIKNTTQNLGFSKNQNAKIKDQLTLQAKITKGIDGSIWNNPVITMTVPDGVELPTEGAISLNDGVNAIATTSINITADRKITATLAQSVTSTTPIYLSFDTKVLDNALGQIYTSTVEISGQDSNQDIVTGTDTSQLTVLDYESPTITLEPKIEKQLPDGISWEENSNVKPGNTVRFTIQSTLNNDYTIWKNQKIVVTIPNGLDTIQIIPDKAVIVRPGQPDIEVTPDSLTQFSKVGNQIIFETNDPQYQFMAANSRIRFSYTANVMIDAVAIAQVKTSVQVSGLNSRDEAVSIPEQFMTLNVTEGKLDFKASPTIDFGTNDLISTGSVIRNPTENFAVNITDTRGTANSGWKIFAEISRPFTSTNGRSTLNGEIIFVDKENKRHVLNNGFTPVHENTSPLTSQPITWENSAGQGLFLNQRAGLNLTGTSYSGEITWTLSEGP; this is translated from the coding sequence ATGATTTCTTATAAGAAGAGTAAATTTATTATCGTAATTGTTGCTTTCTTATTAACAGTGAGTGCCACTAACGCGATTGGTCAGTTTATTGGTACTACTTCAAAAAATCGAGTGCAAGCAGACTCTAGTTTAATAATGGCAATAGATAAAACTAAACTATCAACTGGTGATGCAGCAACTGCTACAATTACTTATCAATCAGAAATTCAACATTCTGATAAAATTATAGTTCCAATTCCTATTGGTTTAACTATTGATGAAGAAAAAACAAAGCAGTTAAATGACGGAATAGCTAAAGACTTAATTTGGAATTCCGAAAAAGCACAATTTGAAATATCTTCTATTATAGAAGGAGAAACAACAAACAACTTTAAAGTTGCCCTAATTGCTAATGATGCAGGTAACTATCAACTATCAGCATCATTGGCTAACTTAACAGCGGAACCAGTTGAGTTAAGTGTTGAAGATAAACTTGCTAATTTAGATGCAACATCTCAATTAGAACCTAGTCTACTAGACACTATCATCACTCCATATAGTACACCAACTAGATGGCCTGATTATATAAACATAATGGATCGGCCAGGGGTTAAATTGGTAGAAGATAATACGGATTATGTCATTCCCGGGAAAAACTCTTTTGTTATGCAGCTATATCCTGAAACAACTTATGTAGCTGTTGGGGAAGGTATTACTGATAATACTGGAAATACTGATTCAGATTTATTATGGGGATACGTTTTTTCTAACACAAGTCAATTAACTGATCCAACAGCCGAAAGGTATGTACTCGCTCAGAAAATTGGAAAGTATCGTGGAAAATGGGTTGATACTAAAATTTTTATAGATGAAGTAATAACAGCAAATCCTAAAGTTGGATTTGGGGTTGCTACACCAGATTTTAGTAATAAAGATGTGCAATACCAACGTACTAATACGTATGGTAATTTCTTTATGGCTGTTGGAACACCTAAAAATTCTTCAAGAAATGATCAATATAAGTATCATTATGAGTTTTTTGATAACGAAACAGGAAATAAAATCACAAATATGTCAGGAATGTGGAATTTTCAAAATATTAATGAATTAAAACAAACAGATATTAAAATGGATTCAAAACATATGTCAAGTTTGTTTGCCACATCATCCGCAACAATTGAATATAGAGAAGATGAACCTTCAGATGCTGATTCTATGCGACTATGGGGAACAAGTGTATCAATACCTAATCCTGGATTAGGCACATATGTTACTACTTTATTTGATGATATTTCTGAATACCCAATCACAATGACATCACAAACTGGTGGAGGAATAAATGGAATGATTGTCATGTATAATCAAGCTCCATTAGTTCGGATTTTTCCAACCATACCTGAAGTAATTGGTACAAGAACTGAAGAAAATCCTATGAGGCTTAAATATGAAATCTTGCAAAGTGTTCCTGCACAATTAGCAAAATACTATGCTAAGAGTTTTGAATTAACATCAGAACTTCCAGCAGAATATGATTTTGATTTAACTTCGCTTGTTGTAAAAAATGAATTAGATGGCGCTATTGAGACGGCCTTGTTTACTCCATCTTACGGAGATAATGGTGCTAGTAAAAATAAACTAGTACTCACTGCCAATGATTCAGCTAGCACAGAATTTAATGGGAAAACTTACCGTGTCTTTGTTGAGGCAACTCCCAATAATATCTTTAATATTGCAGAGTACCTAGGTGGCAATAAAGGACCTAGAGATAAACAATATAATCAAGGAGATAGTTACTTGCAAGTTCCTTTACAAGCAACCAATACATTTGATACTGGGAATCCTAATCTAGGTGTAGTTATCCAGAATTCAGAAGTTCTTACTCCTGATGAAGCAATTTCTTATATGTTGTATAAAGGGAAACCAGATGCAGATCCACAGGACGGAAAGAAAGTACCAATTGGAACCGATTGGAACCAACAGAATGCTGAAGACTTTGTTATGAATGGTAGAACAGACACTAGTTCTCCACTTGATGGACCATTAAGTTATACGTTTAAACCAGGGACATTACCAGATACTAGTAATAGAGGAAATGCCACAATTGTTGTAATTGTTGAAACGGCCCGTGGTGAAAAGAAAGAAATCACTGTCAATATCGTGATTGCTAATGATGATCCTATTCCTGTTTTCAAAATTGAAAATTTAATTAAAAACACAACACAAAATCTTGGATTTTCTAAAAATCAAAATGCAAAGATCAAGGATCAATTAACCTTACAAGCAAAAATAACTAAAGGAATAGATGGTTCTATTTGGAACAATCCTGTCATTACCATGACAGTACCAGATGGTGTTGAATTGCCGACAGAAGGAGCAATTTCTTTAAATGATGGTGTTAATGCTATCGCTACTACGTCGATAAACATTACTGCAGATCGTAAAATTACTGCAACTTTGGCACAATCTGTAACTTCAACAACTCCTATTTATTTAAGTTTTGATACTAAAGTTCTAGATAATGCACTAGGTCAAATTTATACATCTACTGTAGAGATTAGTGGACAAGATAGCAATCAAGATATAGTTACTGGAACAGATACATCTCAGCTAACAGTTCTTGATTATGAAAGTCCTACTATTACGTTAGAACCAAAAATTGAAAAACAACTGCCTGATGGTATATCTTGGGAAGAAAATAGCAATGTAAAACCTGGAAATACGGTTCGTTTTACGATTCAAAGTACATTGAATAATGATTATACGATTTGGAAAAATCAAAAAATCGTTGTAACGATTCCAAATGGCTTAGATACTATTCAAATTATACCAGATAAAGCAGTTATTGTTCGACCAGGGCAACCGGATATTGAAGTGACTCCAGATAGTTTGACTCAATTTAGTAAAGTTGGTAATCAAATTATTTTTGAAACAAATGATCCTCAATATCAATTTATGGCAGCAAATAGCCGGATTCGTTTTAGCTATACTGCGAATGTAATGATTGATGCAGTGGCAATCGCCCAAGTAAAAACTTCTGTTCAAGTTAGTGGTTTGAATTCACGAGATGAAGCTGTTAGTATTCCAGAACAGTTTATGACATTAAATGTTACTGAAGGAAAACTTGATTTTAAGGCATCACCTACGATTGATTTTGGAACGAATGACTTAATTAGCACAGGTTCTGTGATTCGTAATCCTACTGAAAATTTTGCTGTAAATATTACAGATACGCGTGGTACAGCTAACTCTGGATGGAAAATTTTTGCAGAAATTAGTCGACCATTTACTTCAACCAATGGACGGTCAACTTTAAATGGTGAGATTATTTTTGTTGATAAAGAGAATAAGAGACATGTTCTTAACAATGGGTTTACACCGGTACACGAAAATACGAGTCCATTAACTAGTCAACCAATTACTTGGGAGAATAGTGCTGGACAAGGGTTATTCTTAAACCAAAGGGCTGGATTAAATTTAACAGGAACATCGTATTCTGGTGAGATTACATGGACATTAAGTGAAGGACCTTAA
- a CDS encoding lysylphosphatidylglycerol synthase transmembrane domain-containing protein, with translation MSKKNKWFLGIVLAIGLGIFIWEFRQLSFSQVWQELKQLNWGWILIALVSMLIYWGIKAKVIQTLLRRRYKKYKFTNAYKVSLIEDLFNAITPFSTGGQPAQLVALNKTGVDVGIGSSVLLMKFVVYQGMIVVVFAVCVLFGYQALSTQLSQLSLLIIFGLLIHIGVIIMLLLITFKASWLKALIHWVLKFATKFKEPAKINQWEDTLIEKINLFYEESLYIRREKKLLLEVCLLTLIQLFFYFIVPYFILLSLGVHHTSILTIISLHAFIVLIVSMFPIPGGAGGAEYSFTLLFGGFILNQEKLIIALILWRIFTYYLGIFLGVFALKLEESEPLEKD, from the coding sequence ATGAGTAAAAAAAATAAATGGTTTCTAGGAATTGTTTTAGCCATTGGGCTTGGCATTTTTATTTGGGAATTTAGACAATTATCATTTTCTCAAGTTTGGCAAGAATTAAAGCAACTTAATTGGGGCTGGATTTTAATTGCATTGGTTTCTATGTTAATCTATTGGGGAATAAAAGCAAAAGTTATTCAGACATTATTACGAAGAAGGTATAAAAAATATAAGTTCACAAACGCTTATAAAGTTTCGTTAATTGAAGATCTATTTAATGCCATTACTCCATTTTCTACTGGTGGCCAGCCGGCTCAACTAGTTGCCTTAAATAAAACTGGGGTGGATGTTGGAATAGGCAGCTCCGTTTTATTAATGAAGTTTGTCGTATATCAAGGAATGATTGTAGTTGTTTTCGCAGTTTGTGTTTTATTTGGCTATCAAGCTTTAAGTACACAATTGTCTCAGCTTTCTCTTTTAATTATTTTTGGTTTGCTCATTCATATCGGTGTGATTATCATGTTATTGCTAATTACCTTTAAAGCCAGCTGGTTAAAAGCACTTATTCACTGGGTATTAAAATTTGCAACAAAATTTAAAGAACCTGCTAAAATCAATCAATGGGAAGATACTTTAATTGAAAAAATTAATTTATTTTATGAAGAAAGCTTGTATATCAGAAGAGAAAAAAAATTGTTATTGGAGGTTTGCCTTCTTACACTGATTCAATTATTTTTCTACTTTATTGTTCCCTATTTTATTCTGTTAAGTCTAGGCGTACATCATACGAGTATTTTAACCATTATTAGCCTACATGCTTTTATCGTTTTGATTGTATCTATGTTTCCAATTCCAGGTGGGGCTGGTGGGGCTGAATATAGCTTTACATTACTATTTGGAGGATTTATTCTTAATCAGGAAAAATTAATCATCGCGTTGATTTTATGGCGAATTTTTACTTATTATCTAGGTATTTTCTTGGGTGTATTTGCATTAAAATTAGAGGAAAGTGAACCATTAGAAAAAGACTAA
- a CDS encoding LPXTG cell wall anchor domain-containing protein — translation MKNFKFLHSKRNLLFGLVVLSGLIIGLNSSISASASTMDSNVGIEFTGEVTVKKPDPPKVPDPPVIPGTPTPIPGGKLPQTGESQTDSLAAFVGIFIIGIGLTFMKAKPIRKGGEMNGC, via the coding sequence ATGAAAAATTTTAAATTTCTCCATTCTAAAAGGAATTTGCTGTTTGGATTAGTAGTATTAAGTGGTTTAATTATTGGGCTAAACAGCTCAATATCAGCATCCGCTAGTACAATGGATTCAAATGTCGGAATAGAATTCACTGGAGAAGTAACTGTTAAGAAGCCAGATCCTCCAAAAGTCCCGGATCCACCAGTAATTCCGGGAACGCCTACCCCTATACCAGGAGGGAAATTACCACAAACTGGAGAATCACAAACAGATAGCCTGGCTGCATTTGTTGGTATTTTTATTATCGGAATTGGTTTAACTTTTATGAAAGCTAAGCCAATTAGAAAAGGAGGAGAAATGAATGGTTGTTAA
- the gcvPB gene encoding aminomethyl-transferring glycine dehydrogenase subunit GcvPB, which produces MKLIFEKSRTGRKNQLLPELDVPFSGIPSEFERKQALHLPEIVQPDISRHYTELAKATHGVNDGFYPLGSCTMKYNPKINDELANLSGFSGIHPLQPEHTVQGCLEVFVTAENYLTEITGMDAMTFQPAAGAHGELTGLLMIKAYHESRGDFKRKKIIVPDSAHGTNPASASMVGYTTINIPSDASGCVDLDQLKAVVDEETAGLMLTNPNTVGIFEQQIIEITSIIHKAGGLNYYDGANLNAIMGIVKPGDMGFDVIHLNLHKTFSTPHGGGGPGAGPIGCKALLAPFLPMYYPVQTNEGIHFDSPIETIGSVKGFYGHFLIVLRALTYILTLGQEGIPAAAKNAVLNANYMMNQLSDLYDVSYQGICMHEFVLTLARLKKETGITALDVSKAILDHGMHPPTMYFPMTISEALMVEPTETESKETLDDAIAVYRQIYQEAYDHPQVLHEAPIHTQIRRLDEVGAARNPKLRFKFD; this is translated from the coding sequence ATGAAGTTAATTTTTGAAAAAAGTCGAACTGGTCGCAAAAATCAACTACTTCCAGAATTAGATGTACCCTTTTCAGGTATTCCTTCTGAGTTTGAACGTAAACAAGCCCTTCATTTGCCTGAAATCGTCCAACCAGATATTAGCCGTCATTATACAGAATTGGCTAAAGCCACTCATGGTGTGAATGATGGGTTCTATCCACTGGGCTCATGCACGATGAAATACAATCCAAAAATAAATGATGAGCTGGCAAATCTATCAGGATTTTCGGGGATTCATCCGTTGCAACCTGAGCATACTGTTCAAGGCTGCTTAGAAGTATTCGTGACTGCTGAAAACTATTTAACGGAAATTACTGGAATGGATGCTATGACCTTTCAACCAGCGGCAGGTGCTCATGGAGAGCTAACTGGATTACTGATGATAAAAGCCTATCATGAATCTCGTGGGGATTTTAAACGAAAAAAAATTATCGTACCAGATTCTGCACATGGAACCAATCCAGCAAGTGCATCAATGGTTGGATATACGACCATAAATATTCCTTCAGATGCTTCTGGATGTGTTGATTTGGATCAATTGAAGGCCGTAGTCGATGAAGAAACAGCTGGTCTAATGTTAACCAATCCTAATACAGTTGGCATCTTTGAACAGCAGATTATTGAAATCACAAGCATCATTCATAAAGCAGGTGGGCTAAATTATTATGATGGAGCGAATCTAAATGCAATTATGGGAATTGTTAAGCCTGGAGATATGGGCTTTGATGTTATTCATCTTAACTTGCATAAAACTTTCTCAACGCCTCATGGTGGTGGTGGACCAGGTGCTGGACCAATTGGATGCAAAGCATTATTGGCTCCATTTTTACCAATGTATTATCCTGTTCAAACAAATGAGGGAATTCATTTTGACTCTCCAATTGAAACTATTGGAAGTGTAAAAGGTTTTTATGGTCATTTTTTAATTGTTCTTCGAGCGTTAACTTATATTTTAACATTAGGCCAAGAAGGGATACCAGCTGCCGCTAAAAATGCAGTTTTAAATGCAAATTATATGATGAATCAGCTATCTGATTTGTATGATGTTTCGTACCAAGGAATCTGTATGCATGAATTTGTGCTGACCTTAGCCCGTTTGAAGAAAGAAACTGGAATTACAGCGCTAGACGTGTCCAAAGCGATCTTAGATCATGGAATGCATCCACCTACAATGTATTTTCCAATGACGATTAGTGAAGCCTTGATGGTGGAGCCAACAGAAACCGAATCAAAAGAAACATTAGATGACGCGATAGCTGTATACCGTCAAATTTATCAAGAAGCATATGATCATCCGCAAGTATTACATGAAGCGCCGATTCATACTCAAATTCGACGATTAGATGAAGTAGGGGCTGCTCGAAATCCCAAATTAAGATTTAAATTTGACTAA
- a CDS encoding ArsR/SmtB family transcription factor, translating into MKEINEVKTVQPEVMDRVMNKLPEPEIVNQLSNFIKVLADATRIKMIWILEENEMCVNDLAVALNMTQSAVSHQLKTLKDANVVKSKKEGKNVFYSLSDDHVKDIFLKTLEHIQE; encoded by the coding sequence ATGAAAGAAATTAATGAAGTCAAAACTGTTCAACCAGAAGTAATGGATCGTGTCATGAATAAATTACCTGAACCAGAAATAGTTAACCAACTATCTAATTTTATTAAAGTTCTGGCAGATGCTACACGAATTAAGATGATTTGGATTTTAGAAGAAAATGAAATGTGTGTGAATGATTTAGCTGTAGCCTTAAATATGACGCAATCAGCAGTCTCTCATCAACTAAAAACATTAAAAGATGCAAATGTTGTAAAATCTAAAAAAGAAGGAAAAAATGTGTTTTATTCATTATCTGATGATCATGTAAAGGATATTTTCCTAAAAACTTTAGAGCACATTCAAGAATAA
- the fabI gene encoding enoyl-ACP reductase FabI, producing the protein MNTLLKDKKIVIMGVVNKASIAWGCAKAMSDCGATIIYTYQNDRVKKQLEKLVGSEANMVECDVATDEQVETAFNLIHEKYGTIDGLVHSIAFARKEELGGNIYDATREGFALAHDISSYSFLLVSRYASKIMHEGGSIITMTYIGSERAIANYNIMGLAKASLEASVRYLALDLAKQDIRVNAISSGAIKTLAASGIKGFNALLDEQAARTPSGKQVTTDEVGNTAAFLMSDMSRGIVGEIIYVDKGTHMT; encoded by the coding sequence TTGAATACATTATTAAAAGATAAAAAGATTGTCATTATGGGAGTTGTAAATAAAGCCAGTATCGCTTGGGGTTGTGCAAAAGCAATGAGCGATTGTGGTGCTACAATTATTTATACGTATCAAAATGATCGAGTGAAAAAACAACTTGAAAAATTAGTTGGCTCAGAAGCAAATATGGTAGAATGCGACGTAGCTACAGATGAACAAGTAGAAACAGCATTTAATTTGATTCATGAAAAATATGGTACTATTGATGGATTAGTTCATTCAATAGCTTTTGCTCGTAAAGAAGAACTTGGTGGGAATATTTATGATGCAACTCGTGAAGGATTTGCATTGGCGCACGATATTAGTTCTTATTCATTCCTATTAGTTTCTCGCTATGCAAGCAAAATTATGCACGAGGGTGGAAGCATTATCACAATGACTTATATTGGTTCTGAACGTGCGATTGCTAATTACAACATTATGGGCTTGGCAAAAGCATCATTAGAGGCTTCTGTTCGCTATTTAGCATTAGATTTAGCAAAACAAGATATTCGAGTGAATGCAATCTCTTCAGGAGCGATTAAAACATTAGCAGCTTCTGGAATTAAAGGTTTTAATGCCTTATTAGATGAACAAGCTGCAAGAACACCATCAGGTAAACAAGTAACAACTGATGAAGTTGGAAATACTGCTGCATTTCTAATGAGCGATATGTCTCGGGGAATTGTTGGAGAAATTATTTATGTAGATAAAGGCACTCATATGACATAA